A genomic stretch from Antarcticibacterium flavum includes:
- a CDS encoding Gfo/Idh/MocA family protein has translation MKKKIAICSFLILIPLLAHSQERPVRIGIAGLTHTHVHWLLGREDLGDVEIAGIAEPNRELAQRYAKQHGFSMDLVYNSLEEMIAATKPEAVVAFGTIFQHLEVVEACAPKGIHVMVEKPLAVNMEHALRMQSLAKEHNIHLLTNYETTWYPTNQEAKKLLDEGTVGDLHKIIVRDGHRGPKKIGVNEEFLEWLTDPVQNGGGALMDFGCYGANLATWIQEGKKPLRVTAVTRQLQPENNPLVEDEANIILDYEDATVLIQASWNWPIGRKDMELYGLTGVIYSDNRNDLRVRQAEGYDNYSEEAHKLQELSYPYNDPFAYFAAVIRGQIIPAENDLSSLENNMTVMEILDAARRSAEKGKTVNLNP, from the coding sequence ATGAAGAAAAAAATCGCCATCTGTTCATTTTTAATTCTTATTCCGCTGTTGGCACATTCCCAGGAACGGCCGGTAAGGATTGGAATAGCGGGGCTTACCCATACCCATGTACACTGGCTGCTGGGCAGGGAAGATTTGGGCGATGTGGAGATCGCGGGAATTGCAGAGCCCAACCGGGAGCTGGCACAGCGGTATGCGAAGCAGCATGGTTTTTCCATGGACCTGGTCTACAATAGCCTGGAAGAAATGATTGCGGCAACCAAACCTGAAGCCGTAGTCGCCTTTGGAACTATTTTCCAGCACCTGGAAGTAGTCGAAGCCTGTGCCCCCAAAGGTATCCATGTAATGGTTGAAAAACCCCTTGCGGTAAATATGGAACACGCTTTAAGAATGCAGTCCCTGGCGAAGGAGCATAATATACATTTACTCACCAATTATGAGACCACCTGGTACCCCACCAACCAGGAAGCCAAAAAGCTCCTTGATGAAGGTACTGTTGGAGACCTGCACAAAATAATTGTAAGAGATGGTCACCGGGGACCAAAAAAGATTGGGGTTAACGAAGAATTTCTTGAATGGCTCACAGACCCTGTACAAAATGGTGGCGGGGCACTTATGGATTTTGGCTGTTATGGCGCCAATCTTGCCACCTGGATACAGGAGGGCAAAAAACCTCTGAGAGTTACCGCCGTCACCCGGCAATTACAGCCTGAAAATAATCCGCTGGTAGAGGATGAAGCCAATATCATTCTGGATTATGAAGATGCCACGGTGCTCATACAGGCCTCCTGGAACTGGCCCATTGGCCGAAAGGATATGGAGCTCTACGGCCTAACAGGAGTGATCTATTCTGATAACCGGAATGACCTGCGGGTGCGCCAGGCAGAAGGCTATGATAATTACAGTGAGGAAGCGCATAAGCTGCAGGAATTGAGTTACCCGTACAACGACCCCTTCGCTTATTTTGCCGCGGTAATAAGGGGGCAGATAATCCCGGCAGAAAATGATCTTTCTTCGCTCGAAAACAATATGACGGTAATGGAGATCCTCGACGCAGCCCGCCGTAGCGCCGAAAAGGGAAAGACGGTTAATTTAAACCCCTAA